GAAGTCGGTGGCCTACAGTGTGGAGGTCTGTGTCAAATAGTCAGATCTGAGGTCGAGAGTGGCCTGTAGTGTACTGGTCTGTGTCCAGTAGTGAGGTCTGAGGTCAACCTGGCCTGTAAGAGACGTCAGTGGCCTATAGTGTAAAGGTCTGTGTCCAATAGTGAGGTCTGAGGTCGAGATGTTAGTGGCCTGTAAGAGAAGTCGGTGGCCTGTAGTGTAAAGGTCTGTATCCAATAGTGAGGTCTGAGGTCAACCTGGCCTGTAAGAGATGTCAGTGGCCTGTAGTCTAAAGGTCTGTGTCCAATAGTGAGGTCTGAGGTCGAGATGTAAGAGGTGTCAGTGGCCTGAAGTGTGAAGGCATGTGTCCAATAGTGAGGTCTGAGGTCAACCTGGCCTTGAAGAGATGCAACTATACTATAAGTCAATATCAAATCACTTGTTACACACGGGTAAAATGGGATCCTGTCTGGATCTTaaatacaacttctaaaagGTGATAAACTCATTCAACTCATTAAACTCCTCATTCATTCAGTTCCCATGAGGTGTAGCCAATATGATCGGCTCACAACACATACTGTTCTCACTCGCATCGCAGAATACAGACATATGACACATGGTGTAACACGGTAACGTCACACTCGGAGACGCCCGGGTACTGTGGTCCTAGCAGGGCCCTCGTTTGCTACTCTCACCTGGCCGTAGTGGGCCACGTTGGCAGTCGCAGACCCGAAGTCGAACATCAGGAACTTGTCGGAGTTGACGCCCTGCGGAAAAGATTGACAGATTGGTCATATACCATCGTGGTGTCAATTGTCTCACCTTTCCATGTTTATAAACGGGTGCGGGACGGGTTTCTCACCTGACAATGTCTTCATGTCTCACCTGACAATGTCTTCACGTTTTACACGACAATATCTTCGTGTCATTGCCCTCATGTCTCACCTGTCCGAAGTGTATGATGTTCCGAGTGGACGTGCCCGCGGGCGTGTGCGCCATGTAGACGGGAACGCGAGACTGCAAACATGATACTTGCCTGTTGTTTACATGGTAGATACGCCATCGTAGTTGGTACTATCCCCTAAGCTGAAACAGTTACTGTCTGTTATCATCTTACCATCCTTGTGGTAAAAAATGTGATCAATAATAGGTAGTTACTTGGTTGTTAATTTGTCATGACAGAGTGATGATCAGGGCTGTTATGAAGGTTACAATTCACTCGACTATGTAGCTCTTATGAGTAAGTGAGAAGGGGAGGAAAGGAACGTGGGTTTGAAGTCGCACTGAACAATATTCCCATTTTAGGACATGTTAACATAACGAGGAAGATAAGCCTGAAATCTGAGCAAACCGTGATGTAAACCCACTGGCGCATGTTTCTTGTGTGCCCAAGGGACGTAACCCTACACAAAGAATTCCTCCACCTCAGACGATTGAGCTCTGTATCAGTCAGAAATTAGATGTGATTCCTGGGTAATCGAGGGAGGGTTGTAACCCATGATCTCCAGAAAGACAAATCTGATTGACTGAGACGTACGGAATTGAGTGAGTGGTAGTCGAAGCCATTCAGGATAAAGAACAGATTCTCGCACAGGACAGACGCGTCTTCACAAACGGTCCTCGCCAGCCATTTGGTGGTGTTCTTACTCGGCAGTAGCTCTCCATGGCCAAACAACGCAAACGCTCGCTGAAAGAGAACCAGttatacaatatacatacatatatacacacacatatatataatcaGCCTCGAATAGCTAGACCTTCAAGCCAagtaaaacacaaacaattcCCCCTGGCAGGCACTTTCTACATGTCCAGTGAACGAAGTGTTTATCCTTTTCGAAAACCCGTGTATAAACTACCTCAGGCATCTTCAGGagcacatgacatgacatgacattacattacattacattacattacattaccaAATAGTAAGACCCTCTCAActcataactttaattttaattcagacttAGCTCACTTTAAGTTCCTTAGAAAACGGTGCCAAGAGCCTGATGGGGCTCTTGATGTGTCCCACTGTCGCCACTGGGGCCAGAGCGATGAAGGTCTTGACTAGTTGACCCAGAGTCTTGTTCTGACTGAAGCCCGCGAAGCCGATGAGTGTCCCCTGTGAGTGACCAACATAGTGGATCTGGGGCTGCCCGGTCGTCCGTAAGATGTAGTCAATCATGGCGGGCAGGTCATACTTCGCCATCTCGTCGTAACTGCGGAAACGAAGTACATATATGTCTGTGAGCGGTCAGCATACGTGCTTCATTCACGTGGACCGCCATCATTAACTTTAATATCAACAGcagtatatattttcagtttggaCCTCTGCATGTACACACCTCCATTCCCAGAACTTGTCGTCCGATGGTTTCAGCGTCTTGTGAGCACGTGAGTAAGTGTTTCCCCGGGCGTTGCCAAGCCACACGTCTGCGCCTGCGTCGGCCAGGATGTAAGCGAGGCTCTCGTTGGCGAGATTCACAAGAAAGTTAGGTGAGCTTCCCAGGAGTCCATGTTGTAGCATCACCACACGCTTGGCTTTCAAAAATACACTGGGAAATTTCATCATGAACGCTAGATATATGTATGTTCTTCACTGACTTTTCGTTTAATTTGTATCCGATATTTCATGCATTTGTGTAACATGTTACACCTGCTCCCTACACAATACCCACAGACGAGGAACCTTTCCCCCGGTCAATACCCACAGACGAGTTACCTGTCCCAAGTGTGTTGTTCCCCTTGCCGTGGGGGATCCGCTGCATGTTGAGGATGAAGCCGTCCTCTGTCGTGACGTAATGATTCTCACACGGGAATCCCTTGCTGGTGATCAGCTCAGTCTGGAAACGGAAGTCGAGGTAACACAGAGGGCATAATTATTAGATAAAAATACCCATCAAAACGTGTAAGTATTGTATCATGACAAATTGTCACATTCTCTCTGTTTTATTTAGCCACTCACAGCGTTAATAACATTCAACTTCCATGCACCCCAACTATGCACGAACACTACCTGGTGAGCAACGTAGCTATCCCCCGTGCACCATAGCagtataacaataataataagtcATGTTCCATAGCGCAGTCTCCATGGTACATCGAGTGATTGCTTTATCAGAATCTGATCCTTATTACcatggataacccaagctgcctgttaggcgccagaaggttatagtcacactTTGTCCAAGGTTATAGTCACTTTATCcaaccaggtacccattttctgctgggtgaacagaggcaatataaacaaactcacttgtctaaGGGGAGACCACATGTTTCGCATGTGCTTGGTTGTGGGGCAAGACTGACGTCCTAGAAATTCTCAAGGGTCAAGCTCAAGTAGAAGGGCTAAACATGCAGTGACGCTTTAATGGGGCCACTGGTCAGCAGTCGGGGTAAAACAACATCAGGGTAAACTTGCCGGCGTTCTGAACTGTCTAAGGGCAGTAACTCTGCACTGCGAAGTGTTGGCCTGACACAGGTAAAGCACCCTTGCACTTAGGAAATGTTCTTTCCATTATTGTGCTTAGACACAGTTTGTTTTTACTCACGGCATCCATATATACTTCCGGGTCCACATGCACGTGGAAGTGTGTTGCGATGATAGGGACATGCCGCGAGGAAACAGTATGGAGGACACTTGCCAATGTTACGAGACTTAGCAACATCATGGATGTTCTGAGTGAAGCAAGATTCTCGTTGTGACACACGTGTCGCCTCACATGAGTCCAGGCACAGGTGTTCCTTTAAAAACAGAAGGTTCTCGTGGTCTTCCTTCTCACGTTATCTGTGCCGCTTacaaaacaggttgtcttcAGATACTATGGCAATTACCGCGGGGATCCGAGGTAAACCTTTCCGTCAAACACATGAGTgtatcaaaatatttattttctacCGAGAAGTCTTGACAAACACTATTAAGTGATGATGTCGGATAAGTATCCTCTTTAGCTAACAGAAGAAGATACAAGCAAAGAAGATGTCAGCACAAATACATgtcagtgtttaatttcatattgCTAGATGAAGGAGCTGTAATTGACTAACACCTGGGGCACGAGCGTGACTGGCTTTACGGCGCAGTGCAAAACCTTAAACGAGGTGGACATCTAGTGTTACcattatttgatagtgattcactTACACATGCTCTGCCATCGtatgtcatgatgtcaatcgctggattgtctggtctaggctTGCTTGTTTCTCAGACCGCCGCAATACAGCTGTTTTACGttacccacacaaacacatgcctatataattaaatttttattgtgtacattaaaattctggcaatctgattggttaactgggaacatttcttttgagttcatttcccaatgaatctgaaaaaataagccacgcccaccgaaccgaactactttcggacctgaggaatgtcggggaatacatgtacctttacacagcgagggaattcctctgcactcgggtaccttaatgaactttagacaaacattgaagtgatatactgtggttaacataaacaaacaactctaaattatccgtgaacgttaataacgtcgtaacgcctcgacaagagcatgcgcacgttggaacatACTGCTGCCattaacaatctcagttccactaacttcatgtcatcgggcttcatttcccATTCTCACATTTCAAACTGTGTCTTTCAGGTCGAtggtaataattcaaatgtttgaatatGAAACTTTGCCGTTACCGGAAAGCGTCACGTTGTGTTGTTCCCCTCTGATTCGCCacccgatgttagcttggttgattgacagttgTTTGTgggtgctctatgctgattggctaatggtttggtaggcgtgtcattttatgtaaatgagtcacctgagtcatgtcacaccattaccgaattcttacaccgaaagtgttaatcggtggtaacaaagatatctgtttctatgaatttgattatgtttaaataaaatatttttgaaagtcTATGGTATTTCttgttgaatttaattataaggattgacaatgtatttctttcgttgcattgagcagggatactctacaacaagGATAGGTCACTCACTTGCttcctttaccatttgtactaattagcgTGTGCCTCGTcctgctccaacgcacacagtgacttggcttgttcccagtgcaacttcagttgtgtttaaccagggagactatacatagtatatatgttgtagattagccctggtttaacagaacttcagccagtttattgtatcagtcggaattttacaatgaatgaatgaatgaatgaaatatagtaagaattaagagcaagaattatgtgaatgaatgaacgaaataagaaaaaataaaaggaagaagtacatatgtgaatgaatgaaagaatatgtGATACCCCGCGGCCTTCCCCCcaaaaaacatgttaaagaacgcaaaagtatcgcgtgAACACGTATTAACATCacctgtccttttaaaaaatctactttcaaacatttttgttcacattaataattaattcatatATCGTATTGCATGttgggaatggaatggacattaacaaaatgttaactgacactgtcactctgccctcaaaaataaagtgtaaaactctcacgaagcgttctaaaacacctctccagttttgtcaaataataagatcaacaagaaagatgtgaaagatgtttttgaagtaataactagaaacactcacacaacggcgtgtagtatttcaatagcggatcagagcagatcggctgtatgtcatatttttcacacaccttaaatacaccctaacattttgttttagcttatgaaactatcactattacttgcaaacacattccacctgatagtatattccccttaTATGAATTAAAGgggtatgtgaaagatgtttttgaggaagtaactaggaatactcaaacaacaacGTATAGGatttcaatggcgaaatgtcacacacctcaattacacgcGAAGATTTTTTTAGTAaaaaaactgtcactattacttgcaaatacgacccgtgaaggtcccggggtagaataggccttcagcaacccatgcttgccataaaaggcgactcagcttgtcgtaagaggcgactaacgggatcgggtggtcaggctcgctgacttggttgacacatgtcatcgattcccaattgcgcaaatcgatgctcatgctgttgatcactggattgtctggtccagactcgattatttacagaccgccgccatatagctgtaatattgctgagtgcggcgtaaaactaaactcacacactcactcacttgcaaatacctttcatctAAAGGCATGTTCCCctgaaaattaaacgaatgtgtgaaagaagtttttatcggcacattTTTTTGTCTATCTTCGCCGTGAATCGAGAacagaagccagtgagctataacttaccgacttgaaactttactacaaa
The nucleotide sequence above comes from Haliotis asinina isolate JCU_RB_2024 chromosome 5, JCU_Hal_asi_v2, whole genome shotgun sequence. Encoded proteins:
- the LOC137283567 gene encoding lysosomal acid lipase/cholesteryl ester hydrolase-like; the encoded protein is MMLLSLVTLASVLHTVSSRHVPIIATHFHVHVDPEVYMDATELITSKGFPCENHYVTTEDGFILNMQRIPHGKGNNTLGTAKRVVMLQHGLLGSSPNFLVNLANESLAYILADAGADVWLGNARGNTYSRAHKTLKPSDDKFWEWSYDEMAKYDLPAMIDYILRTTGQPQIHYVGHSQGTLIGFAGFSQNKTLGQLVKTFIALAPVATVGHIKSPIRLLAPFSKELKRAFALFGHGELLPSKNTTKWLARTVCEDASVLCENLFFILNGFDYHSLNSSRVPVYMAHTPAGTSTRNIIHFGQGVNSDKFLMFDFGSATANVAHYGQPTPPNYHPDEMDVPVVLFSGGNDFLADPEDVTWIRSKLKNIVGDHVIPHWEHLDFILAMDASVLCYDEIKRNIFS